Within Nitrososphaera sp., the genomic segment GCAAGAGGGTGGTATACCTTACGCTGGGCGACCCGGCCCTTTACAGCACATGGATTTACGTTCATCGCGAGCTCAGGCGCATGCACCCGGACATCGAGGTGGAAGTAGTGCCAGGCGTAGCGTCGATGTTTGCGATAGCAGCCAGGGCCAAGATCAGCCTTGCCGAAGGCGATGAGACAGTCGCCGTCGTTCCCGCCTGCTACGACATGGACAGGGTGAGAAGGACCGCCGTTGCATGCGACTCGGTAATATTTCTCAAGGACGGCAGGTATTTTGACAGCGTCGTGGAGATGCTTGGAGAGGCCGGATTTGCCGGCGACTCGGAGATAGCCATAGCCCAGGACGTTTCTGCAGCCGAGGGCGAAATCCTCGAGCTGACAGACCTAGCAAGCCTGCGGGGCAGAAAGGGCCCGACTGAAAAGTATTTTTCCATAATGGTGGCGAAAAAGAACAAGTATGCAACTTGAGACAGGAAACGCCAATACTGCGGATAACCGCCCGACGGTGTACTTTGTCGGCTCCGGCCCGGGAGACCCGGAGCTTATCACCTTGAAGGCAAAGAGGCTGGTCGAGCAGGCTGATGTTATCATTTATTCCGGCTCGCTCCTAAACCCGGAAATCCTAAAGTATGCCAGAAAGGATGCGCAGCTCCACGACGCGGCTGTAATTGACAGGGAAAAAATATTTGAGATCCTGCGGGATTCAGCGCTGGCCGGAAAACTTGCCATCAGGTTTCACGACGGCGACCCGGCGCTCTTTAGCACGATAAGGGAGCAGATAGACAAACTGGAGCGCGAAGGGATCAGGTCTGTTGTCGTTCCGGGCGTGACTGCGATCCTGGGCGCGGCCG encodes:
- the cobI gene encoding precorrin-2 C(20)-methyltransferase: MPQTEMVKIFCVGCGPGDPDLLTVKAANLIQNAEVIFAPTAREGKPSIALSVVDKYVSKSSKTISLIFPMVKDRDSLKEYWQRNADSIAQEARTGKRVVYLTLGDPALYSTWIYVHRELRRMHPDIEVEVVPGVASMFAIAARAKISLAEGDETVAVVPACYDMDRVRRTAVACDSVIFLKDGRYFDSVVEMLGEAGFAGDSEIAIAQDVSAAEGEILELTDLASLRGRKGPTEKYFSIMVAKKNKYAT